From Anoplopoma fimbria isolate UVic2021 breed Golden Eagle Sablefish chromosome 11, Afim_UVic_2022, whole genome shotgun sequence, one genomic window encodes:
- the LOC129098212 gene encoding proline-rich transmembrane protein 2, with amino-acid sequence MATGPSSSMEESQQHNQPISTQHGGEADHADHAVTSQPSGSVEQQAPPPTTEGPDATDDMDHLTVISDNMENSNGIGHVAADSSPIVSSMSPKFHAKPGGHANGRPGLGSRSGSLAAGSPRPSLTRRPSAMPEATVDGSKPRDYLFLAILSCFCPLWPINIVALTFSVMSRNSLQQGNVDGARRLGRNAKILSIVAILGGLAIIIAGIALNWGRK; translated from the exons ATGGCCACCGgtcccagcagcagcatggaggaGTCTCAGCAGCACAACCAGCCAATCAGCACACAGCACGGAGGGGAGGCCGACCACGCCGACCACGCCGTGACCTCTCAACCGAGCGGCAGCGTGGAGCAACAAGCCCCGCCCCCGACGACTGAAGGTCCTGATGCCACGGACGACATGGATCACCTGACAGTGATCAGCGACAACATGGAGAaca GTAACGGTATCGGCCATGTTGCTGCGGACTCGTCCCCCATAGTGTCCTCCATGTCGCCCAAGTTTCATGCTAAGCCTGGCGGTCACGCTAACGGACGGCCTGGTTTGGGCAGCCGGTCCGGCTCGTTGGCGGCGGGCTCCCCTCGGCCCTCCCTCACCCGCCGGCCCAGTGCAATGCCGGAGGCCACTGTGGACGGGTCCAAGCCGAGAGACTACCTGTTCCTCGCCATCCTGTCCTGCTTCTGCCCGCTGTGGCCCATCAACATCGTGGCCCTCACCTTCTCCGTGATG TCCCGAAACAGTCTGCAGCAGGGCAACGTGGACGGCGCTCGCCGTTTGGGCCGTAACGCCAAGATTCTGTCCATCGTTGCCATCTTGGGAGGGCTCGCCATCATCATCGCCGGAATCGCCCTCAACTGGGGACGTAAGTAG